One part of the Microbacterium aurugineum genome encodes these proteins:
- a CDS encoding ArsR/SmtB family transcription factor, which translates to MTDIFDVIADGTRRDILQLLLRHMSEGETGTSVSQIVADLGISQPTVSKHLKVLRDAELVSVREDGQRRFYSLAVEPLGVVDDWLVPFLVDAYGDAAPDIDYPGGPLPDSAAHAAEVVGRAAASAKHVVTSALKRFGG; encoded by the coding sequence ATGACGGACATCTTCGACGTGATCGCAGACGGTACGAGGCGCGACATCCTCCAGCTCCTGCTGCGGCACATGTCCGAAGGGGAGACCGGCACGAGTGTCAGCCAGATCGTCGCCGATCTGGGCATCAGCCAGCCCACCGTCTCGAAGCACCTCAAGGTTCTTCGCGATGCCGAACTGGTGTCCGTGCGCGAAGACGGACAGCGCCGGTTCTACAGCCTCGCGGTCGAACCGCTCGGAGTCGTCGATGACTGGCTCGTTCCGTTCCTGGTCGATGCGTACGGCGACGCGGCCCCGGACATCGACTACCCCGGTGGCCCGCTTCCCGACAGTGCAGCACATGCCGCCGAGGTCGTCGGGCGCGCCGCGGCATCCGCCAAGCACGTCGTCACCTCGGCGCTCAAGCGATTCGGCGGCTGA
- a CDS encoding potassium channel family protein, with the protein MVEVLRGDAPVLVIGLGRFGAACAGELDRLDREVLAIDDNLELVQKWSDRVTHTVQADAKNIDALRQIGAQDFQVAVVAVGSSIEASVLITANLVDLKVPQIWAKAVSQSHGKILARVGANHVIYPEREAGERVAHLVSGRMLDFIRFDDDFVLAKMYPPKFIRGVGLNESGVRSKYKVTVVGVKSPGKPFRYAEANTIVTNHDLIIVSGTNSDIERFAALDR; encoded by the coding sequence TTGGTTGAAGTCCTCCGGGGCGACGCTCCCGTCCTCGTCATCGGTCTCGGCCGCTTCGGCGCCGCCTGCGCCGGAGAGCTCGACCGTCTCGACCGCGAGGTGCTCGCGATCGACGACAACCTCGAACTCGTGCAGAAGTGGTCCGACCGCGTCACGCACACCGTGCAGGCCGACGCGAAGAACATCGATGCGCTCCGCCAGATCGGTGCGCAGGACTTCCAGGTCGCGGTCGTCGCCGTCGGCTCCTCGATCGAGGCGTCCGTGCTGATCACGGCCAACCTCGTCGACCTCAAGGTGCCGCAGATCTGGGCCAAGGCCGTGTCCCAGTCCCACGGCAAGATCCTGGCCCGTGTCGGCGCGAACCACGTCATCTACCCGGAGCGCGAGGCCGGCGAGCGCGTGGCGCACCTGGTGAGCGGACGGATGCTCGACTTCATCCGCTTCGATGACGACTTCGTGCTCGCCAAGATGTACCCGCCGAAGTTCATCCGCGGCGTCGGCTTGAACGAGTCGGGCGTCCGCTCGAAGTACAAGGTCACCGTCGTCGGGGTGAAGAGCCCCGGCAAGCCGTTCCGCTACGCCGAGGCGAACACGATCGTCACCAACCACGACCTCATCATCGTGTCGGGCACCAACAGCGACATCGAGCGTTTCGCTGCACTCGACCGCTGA
- the proC gene encoding pyrroline-5-carboxylate reductase, whose product MADSLPSLAFLGAGSMGGAILRGVVASGIRIDGGITATNRTAEKAEAFEGLEGVTSIALAERPDGNVEAAAGARIVLVGVKPAMVPDLLREIAPHLAADAIVVSVAAGVTLQTFADVLGPDARVIRSMPNTPSTVRKGVTGLAAGAAATADDLSLVRRLFETVGAVVEVPESQIDALSTISGSGPAYVYLLIEEFTKAAVGMGFEDVDARLMVEQTFIGATALLDALGEDPAELRRRVTSPKGTTERAVAVLQDAHLDRTFSDAAAAALARAKELAAGA is encoded by the coding sequence ATGGCTGACTCGCTTCCTTCCCTCGCTTTCCTCGGTGCCGGCTCGATGGGCGGTGCGATCCTGCGCGGAGTGGTCGCGTCGGGCATCCGGATCGACGGCGGGATCACCGCGACGAACCGCACCGCGGAGAAGGCGGAGGCGTTCGAAGGGCTCGAAGGCGTCACCAGCATCGCACTCGCAGAGCGGCCGGACGGCAACGTCGAGGCCGCTGCGGGCGCGCGCATCGTCCTGGTCGGCGTCAAGCCGGCGATGGTGCCCGACCTGCTGCGCGAGATCGCCCCGCACCTCGCCGCCGACGCGATCGTGGTGAGTGTCGCCGCCGGTGTCACGCTGCAGACCTTCGCCGATGTGCTCGGCCCCGATGCCCGCGTGATCCGGTCGATGCCGAACACTCCGTCGACGGTGCGCAAGGGCGTCACCGGTCTCGCCGCAGGCGCCGCCGCGACCGCGGACGATCTGTCGCTCGTGCGTCGTCTGTTCGAGACCGTCGGCGCCGTCGTCGAGGTGCCGGAGTCTCAGATCGACGCGCTGTCGACGATCTCGGGATCGGGTCCGGCCTACGTGTATCTGCTGATCGAGGAGTTCACGAAGGCAGCCGTCGGCATGGGCTTCGAGGATGTCGACGCCAGGCTGATGGTGGAGCAGACATTCATCGGCGCGACCGCACTGCTCGACGCCTTGGGAGAGGACCCTGCCGAGCTGCGTCGCCGCGTCACGAGTCCGAAGGGGACGACGGAGCGGGCTGTCGCGGTGCTGCAGGACGCGCACCTCGACCGCACTTTCTCCGATGCCGCCGCCGCCGCACTCGCGCGGGCGAAGGAACTCGCCGCCGGAGCCTAA
- a CDS encoding ABC transporter permease: MNRLGPSRTTRWAIGIVVGVFFAVPLVSTFLFTLRDPEGGLSFARWIALFDPAAAATLKPIWTGLGNSMILAVVTVAIVLLLLAPTMILVNLRFPRLRPAFEFAVLLPISIPAIVLVVGLAPIYLHIGRTLGTGTWTLAFAYGITVLPFAFRSIQASIDAADLRTLAEAARSLGASWPVVVLKVLAPNLRQGLLAASLISIAVVLGEFTIASLLNRQVFQTAMVVVNKQDPYAPAIFTLLALAFVFLLLLLIGRVARGPRKARS; encoded by the coding sequence GTGAACCGGCTCGGTCCGTCCCGCACCACCCGCTGGGCCATCGGCATCGTCGTCGGTGTGTTCTTCGCCGTCCCGCTGGTGTCGACGTTCCTCTTCACGCTGCGCGATCCCGAGGGCGGTCTGTCGTTCGCTCGCTGGATCGCGCTGTTCGATCCCGCGGCCGCCGCCACCCTCAAGCCGATCTGGACGGGACTCGGCAACTCAATGATCCTCGCCGTCGTCACCGTGGCCATCGTGCTGCTCCTGCTGGCACCGACCATGATCCTGGTGAACCTGCGCTTCCCGAGACTCCGGCCGGCGTTCGAGTTCGCGGTGCTCCTCCCGATCTCGATTCCCGCGATCGTGCTGGTCGTCGGTCTCGCGCCGATCTACCTGCATATCGGACGCACGCTCGGCACCGGCACGTGGACGCTGGCCTTCGCCTACGGCATCACCGTGCTGCCGTTCGCCTTCCGCTCGATCCAGGCTTCGATCGATGCCGCCGACCTGCGCACACTCGCCGAGGCCGCACGCTCGCTCGGAGCGAGTTGGCCGGTCGTCGTGCTCAAGGTGCTCGCTCCGAACCTCCGCCAGGGGCTCCTGGCGGCTTCGCTGATCTCGATCGCCGTGGTGCTCGGCGAGTTCACGATCGCCTCCCTCCTCAACCGCCAGGTGTTCCAGACCGCGATGGTCGTGGTGAACAAACAGGATCCGTACGCGCCGGCCATCTTCACCCTGCTCGCGCTGGCGTTCGTGTTCCTCCTGCTCCTCCTGATCGGCCGTGTCGCCCGCGGCCCACGAAAGGCCCGCTCATGA
- a CDS encoding amino acid ABC transporter ATP-binding protein, translating into MITDLIDVHAPAIDVQGLVKSFGDNEVLKGIDLTVTKGEVVCVIGPSGSGKSTLLRSVNLLEEPTDGKVLIEGIDITDPDVDIDRVRTRIGMVFQSFNLFPHLDVLGNLTIAQQRVKKRSKKEAEQVAHAMLERVGLSEKADAFPGHLSGGQQQRVAIARALCMNPDMMLFDEPTSALDPELVGEVLQVMRSLADEGMTMLVVTHEMGFAREVGSRLIFMDGGHIVEEGDPREVLSNPQHPRTKDFLSRVL; encoded by the coding sequence ATGATCACCGACCTGATCGATGTCCATGCCCCCGCGATCGACGTGCAGGGGCTCGTGAAATCCTTCGGCGACAACGAGGTGCTCAAGGGCATCGACCTCACCGTCACCAAGGGCGAGGTGGTCTGCGTGATCGGGCCCTCGGGCTCGGGGAAGTCGACGCTGCTGCGCTCGGTGAACCTGCTCGAGGAACCGACTGACGGCAAGGTGCTGATCGAGGGGATCGACATCACCGATCCCGACGTCGACATCGACCGGGTGCGCACGCGGATCGGCATGGTGTTCCAGAGCTTCAACCTGTTCCCGCACCTCGATGTGCTCGGCAACCTCACCATCGCTCAGCAGCGGGTGAAGAAGCGCTCCAAGAAGGAGGCCGAGCAGGTCGCACACGCGATGCTCGAGCGAGTGGGGCTCTCCGAGAAAGCGGATGCCTTCCCAGGACACCTGTCGGGAGGGCAGCAGCAGCGCGTGGCGATCGCGCGTGCCCTGTGCATGAACCCCGACATGATGCTCTTCGACGAGCCGACGTCGGCGCTGGACCCCGAACTGGTCGGCGAGGTGCTGCAGGTCATGCGCTCGCTGGCGGACGAGGGGATGACGATGCTCGTCGTCACGCACGAGATGGGCTTCGCGCGCGAGGTCGGGTCACGCCTCATCTTCATGGACGGTGGACACATCGTCGAAGAGGGCGACCCGCGCGAGGTTCTCAGCAACCCGCAGCATCCGCGCACGAAGGACTTCCTCTCGCGCGTGCTCTGA
- a CDS encoding basic amino acid ABC transporter substrate-binding protein encodes MPRRNLIAGLALAATATLALAGCATGSSDAGSGGEPAAGDDYGLIEAGTLTVCSDIPYPPFEFEDPNSETGYSGFDIDLLGAIAAQLDLELSVQDVGFDALQSGTTLAAGQCDVGASAMTITDERKANIDFSDPYYDSLQSLLVRTDSGIESIDDLAGKNVGVQQGTTGEAYAGENAPEAELVQYPSDGELWPAMQAGQIEAILQDQPVNLEHEKADSNYKIVETYETDESYGFAFAKGEKDALLDAVNGALADLRDSGEYQKIYDQYFTAN; translated from the coding sequence ATGCCTCGTCGTAACCTCATCGCCGGTCTCGCCCTCGCGGCGACCGCCACCCTCGCGCTCGCCGGCTGCGCGACGGGATCCTCCGACGCGGGCAGCGGTGGTGAGCCGGCTGCGGGCGACGACTACGGCTTGATCGAGGCGGGTACGCTCACCGTCTGCTCGGATATCCCCTACCCGCCGTTCGAGTTTGAGGACCCGAACTCGGAGACCGGCTATTCCGGCTTCGACATCGACCTGCTCGGCGCGATCGCCGCTCAGCTCGACCTGGAGCTCTCGGTACAGGACGTGGGCTTCGACGCGCTCCAGTCCGGGACCACCCTCGCTGCCGGGCAGTGCGACGTCGGGGCATCCGCCATGACGATCACCGACGAGCGCAAGGCCAACATCGACTTCTCCGACCCCTACTACGACTCGCTGCAGTCGCTCCTGGTGCGCACGGATTCGGGCATCGAGTCCATCGACGACCTCGCCGGGAAGAACGTCGGCGTGCAGCAGGGGACGACCGGCGAAGCCTATGCGGGCGAGAACGCGCCTGAGGCAGAGCTCGTGCAGTATCCGTCCGACGGTGAGCTGTGGCCGGCCATGCAGGCCGGACAGATCGAGGCCATCCTGCAGGACCAGCCGGTGAACCTCGAGCACGAGAAGGCCGACTCGAACTACAAGATCGTCGAGACCTACGAGACCGACGAGTCGTATGGCTTCGCTTTCGCGAAGGGCGAGAAGGACGCGCTGCTCGACGCGGTGAACGGAGCACTGGCGGATCTCCGCGACAGCGGCGAGTACCAGAAGATCTACGACCAGTACTTCACGGCCAACTGA
- a CDS encoding Dabb family protein, producing the protein MTIRHVVTWKLAAEDATVRAEQAKEAARRLNALEGVVPQLLSISAGANMAYPEANWDVTLVADFDSVEAIEEYQVHPAHEEVVTYIRSVVASRVAVDFEV; encoded by the coding sequence GTGACCATCCGCCATGTCGTGACCTGGAAGCTCGCCGCCGAGGACGCCACCGTGCGTGCCGAGCAGGCGAAGGAAGCCGCGCGCCGCCTGAACGCCCTCGAGGGTGTGGTGCCGCAGCTCCTCTCGATCTCCGCCGGAGCCAACATGGCGTACCCGGAGGCGAACTGGGACGTGACGCTGGTCGCGGACTTCGACTCGGTGGAGGCGATCGAGGAGTACCAGGTGCACCCCGCGCACGAAGAGGTCGTCACGTACATCCGCTCGGTCGTGGCATCGCGCGTCGCCGTCGACTTCGAGGTCTGA
- a CDS encoding amino acid ABC transporter permease: MALRRTTKSKLYRYTVYAVLIAIAVWVIVSTDWARIANLYFNPEVAVKMLPGIITTALVNTLWFTAVAFVGGLLLGVVLALMKLSAIGPFRWIATCWIELFRGLPAILTIFAIAFILPIGLGVPATKLGGPVVLGLIGLILVASAYMAETIRAGIQAVPKGQTEAARSLGMSPMKTTFWIVVPQGFRIIIPPLTNEFVLLLKDTSLLFVAGSFIWSKELTNFARDASTQNANGTPLIMAAILYLIVTIPLTRFSAWLERRMARQR; the protein is encoded by the coding sequence ATGGCGTTGAGGCGCACCACGAAAAGCAAGCTGTACCGGTACACCGTCTATGCGGTGCTGATCGCGATCGCCGTCTGGGTGATCGTCAGCACTGACTGGGCTCGGATCGCGAATCTCTACTTCAACCCCGAGGTCGCGGTGAAGATGCTCCCGGGCATCATCACCACGGCACTCGTGAACACCCTGTGGTTCACCGCGGTGGCCTTCGTCGGCGGTCTGCTGCTCGGCGTCGTGCTGGCGTTGATGAAGTTGTCCGCAATCGGTCCGTTCCGCTGGATCGCGACGTGCTGGATCGAGTTGTTCCGCGGCCTCCCCGCGATCCTCACGATCTTCGCGATCGCGTTCATCCTCCCGATCGGGCTCGGCGTGCCGGCGACGAAGCTCGGCGGACCGGTGGTCCTCGGACTCATCGGTCTGATCCTGGTCGCTTCGGCCTACATGGCCGAGACGATCCGCGCCGGTATCCAGGCGGTTCCTAAGGGGCAGACGGAGGCGGCGCGTTCGCTGGGCATGTCGCCGATGAAGACGACCTTCTGGATCGTCGTGCCCCAGGGTTTCCGGATCATCATCCCGCCGCTGACCAACGAGTTCGTCCTGCTGTTGAAGGACACCTCGCTCCTGTTCGTGGCAGGATCCTTCATCTGGTCGAAGGAGCTCACGAACTTCGCCCGCGACGCGAGCACGCAGAACGCGAACGGAACGCCGCTGATCATGGCGGCGATCCTGTACCTGATCGTGACGATCCCGCTCACGCGCTTCAGTGCGTGGCTGGAACGACGGATGGCGAGGCAGCGATGA
- a CDS encoding rhodanese-like domain-containing protein: MKSITVTELAERSGVPLIDVREVDEFAAGHVPGAVNIPMSEIGNRLEELPSEAFDVICQAGGRSARVVEALESRGYDATNVEGGTGEWISQGRAVEVPSA; the protein is encoded by the coding sequence ATGAAGTCGATCACCGTCACCGAACTCGCCGAGCGCTCCGGTGTCCCGCTCATCGATGTCCGGGAGGTGGACGAGTTCGCCGCAGGCCACGTGCCCGGTGCCGTCAACATCCCGATGTCCGAGATCGGCAACCGGCTCGAGGAGTTGCCATCGGAGGCGTTCGACGTGATCTGCCAGGCCGGCGGCCGTTCGGCGCGGGTCGTCGAGGCGCTGGAGTCCCGCGGGTACGACGCGACGAACGTCGAGGGTGGCACCGGTGAGTGGATCTCGCAGGGACGTGCCGTCGAGGTGCCGTCGGCGTGA
- a CDS encoding helix-turn-helix domain-containing protein has product MPEVPDVRFLTVAEVAEIMRVSKMTVYRLVHAGELPAVRFGRSYRVPESAVADALQRPIADVG; this is encoded by the coding sequence ATGCCCGAGGTTCCAGACGTCCGATTCCTCACGGTGGCCGAGGTCGCCGAAATCATGCGCGTGTCCAAGATGACCGTGTATCGGCTGGTGCACGCCGGGGAACTGCCAGCCGTCCGCTTCGGGCGGAGCTACCGCGTACCGGAGTCGGCCGTGGCCGACGCGCTGCAGCGCCCCATCGCCGACGTCGGGTGA
- a CDS encoding glutaredoxin family protein produces the protein MTTLTLIRKPDCHLCEVASEVIDAVVAELPDAAAEQIEIVEASINDDPALYELWWEKIPVLLIDGELHAHWRVTPDRLREALETAVRSDMKSESKEAL, from the coding sequence GTGACCACGCTGACCCTGATCCGCAAGCCCGACTGCCATCTGTGTGAGGTGGCTTCTGAGGTGATCGACGCCGTCGTCGCCGAACTGCCGGACGCGGCGGCGGAGCAGATCGAGATCGTCGAGGCGTCGATCAACGACGACCCCGCCCTGTACGAGCTGTGGTGGGAGAAGATCCCGGTCCTGTTGATCGACGGCGAGTTGCATGCGCACTGGCGCGTGACGCCGGACCGTCTGCGGGAAGCGCTGGAGACAGCCGTCCGCAGCGATATGAAGTCCGAGTCGAAGGAAGCCCTGTGA
- a CDS encoding TrkH family potassium uptake protein, which produces MSGIVSASSPGQGLSGIAGRARQILTSSPSRFAIVVFALLILVFTVLLSLPIASASGTVTPLSDALFTAMSTICVTGLSTVDMANHWSPFGHVVVFLGVNIGGIGVLTLASLMGMLISKRLGLRAKLLAAGDTNPLRAHGGVVNESQTVRLGEVGQLLTTVAVSALIIEATLAVLLYPALVMAEVNPIAALWEAPYFAAMAFTNTGFAPNDGGVAVFGDDYLVLSLLMVGVFLGSIGFPVIYSLAKHVWHVKRWSLHTKLTLVTTVLLFILGAAVFVVLEFDNPKTFGSMDAADTTFQAFFLSAMTRSGGFSVIDMDDLNGSSLLAASMLMFVGGGSASTAGGIKVTTLAVLAIAVWSEAKGRQSVEAFGRRIPSDVQRVALSVVAWGATIVALSTIVIAQLTKEEISHVLFDVISAFGTVGLSTGLTADLPDSASYVMAATIFMGRVGTVTLAAAVAATSRTQYYSLPVERPIVG; this is translated from the coding sequence ATGTCGGGCATCGTTTCGGCGTCGTCCCCAGGACAGGGTCTGTCGGGCATCGCCGGCCGTGCGAGGCAGATCCTCACCTCCTCGCCCTCCCGTTTCGCGATCGTCGTCTTCGCGCTCCTGATCCTCGTGTTCACGGTTCTCCTGTCGCTACCGATCGCGTCCGCCAGCGGCACCGTCACCCCGCTGAGCGACGCCCTCTTCACGGCCATGTCGACGATCTGCGTCACCGGCCTGTCGACCGTGGACATGGCGAACCACTGGTCGCCGTTCGGGCACGTCGTCGTCTTCCTCGGCGTGAACATCGGCGGTATCGGCGTCCTCACCCTCGCGTCCCTCATGGGGATGCTCATCTCGAAGCGCTTGGGGCTGCGGGCCAAACTGCTGGCGGCCGGCGACACGAACCCTCTGCGCGCGCACGGGGGCGTGGTGAACGAGAGCCAGACGGTGCGCCTGGGCGAGGTCGGCCAGCTGCTCACGACCGTCGCGGTATCGGCGCTCATCATCGAGGCCACGCTCGCCGTTCTGCTCTACCCCGCCCTCGTGATGGCGGAGGTCAACCCCATCGCGGCGCTCTGGGAGGCCCCGTACTTCGCGGCCATGGCCTTCACCAACACCGGCTTCGCCCCGAACGACGGCGGTGTGGCCGTGTTCGGCGACGACTACCTCGTGCTCTCTCTCCTCATGGTGGGCGTGTTCCTCGGCAGCATCGGCTTCCCCGTCATCTACTCGCTCGCCAAACACGTCTGGCACGTCAAGCGCTGGTCGCTGCACACCAAGCTCACCCTCGTCACCACGGTGCTCCTGTTCATCCTGGGTGCGGCCGTCTTCGTCGTCCTGGAGTTCGACAACCCGAAGACGTTCGGGTCGATGGATGCCGCCGACACGACGTTCCAGGCCTTCTTCCTCTCGGCGATGACCCGATCCGGTGGCTTCAGCGTGATCGATATGGACGATCTGAACGGCTCCTCCCTGCTCGCGGCCAGCATGCTGATGTTCGTGGGCGGCGGCTCGGCGTCGACGGCGGGCGGCATCAAGGTCACCACCCTGGCCGTCCTCGCGATCGCCGTGTGGTCGGAGGCGAAGGGGCGTCAGTCCGTCGAGGCCTTCGGGCGGCGCATCCCGAGCGACGTGCAACGTGTGGCCCTCAGCGTCGTCGCGTGGGGGGCGACCATCGTCGCGCTGTCGACCATCGTGATCGCCCAGCTCACCAAGGAGGAGATCAGCCACGTCCTGTTCGATGTGATCTCGGCCTTCGGCACCGTCGGGCTGTCGACGGGGCTCACCGCGGATCTGCCCGATTCAGCCTCCTACGTCATGGCCGCGACCATCTTCATGGGGCGCGTTGGTACAGTGACTCTCGCCGCGGCGGTCGCCGCGACATCGCGAACGCAGTACTACTCACTGCCCGTGGAAAGGCCGATCGTTGGTTGA
- a CDS encoding YegP family protein → MAGKFELYTDRSGEHRFRLKAGNGEVIAISEGYSSKSAALNGIESVRRNAPDAEVVEVD, encoded by the coding sequence ATGGCAGGCAAGTTCGAGCTGTACACCGACAGGTCCGGCGAGCACCGCTTCCGCCTCAAGGCCGGCAACGGCGAGGTCATCGCGATCAGCGAGGGCTACTCATCGAAGTCCGCTGCCCTGAACGGCATCGAGTCCGTCCGGCGGAACGCCCCCGACGCCGAGGTCGTCGAAGTCGACTGA
- a CDS encoding 30S ribosomal protein bS22, which produces MGSVIKKRRKRMAKKKHRKLLRKTRHQRRNKK; this is translated from the coding sequence GTGGGTTCTGTCATCAAGAAGCGCCGCAAGCGCATGGCGAAGAAGAAGCACCGCAAGCTGCTTCGTAAGACTCGCCACCAGCGTCGCAACAAGAAGTAA
- a CDS encoding ABC transporter ATP-binding protein, with the protein MTVDHALPRTKDNLLLARAGEGTRVELQGIVKSYAGTRVLHGVDLDIAPGEFVSLLGPSGCGKTTLLRVLAGLEGADAGAVLLGGGDVSRIPTNKRDIGMVFQSYSLFPHLRVADNTAFGLRRRGIGRAEAEKRSLDALALVGLRDLADRFPHQLSGGQQQRVALARALVTEPRVLLLDEPLSALDAKVRVQLRDEIRRIQLRLGITTVFVTHDQEEALAVSDRIAVMNAGRIEQIGSPEQLYTLPSTAGVAAFVGLSSVVSGVAEGDHVLVWGQRLPLQAPADGPVDVYLRPENVYFVSEADSSTDALVEESTFLGSMRRTLVRTESGELVRVQHAPGIHPSFGDRVRIAVAPEPVAVHPRG; encoded by the coding sequence ATGACCGTCGACCATGCCCTGCCCCGTACCAAGGACAACCTGCTGCTCGCCCGTGCCGGGGAGGGCACGCGCGTCGAGCTCCAGGGGATCGTGAAGAGCTACGCCGGCACGCGGGTCCTGCACGGTGTGGACCTCGACATCGCACCCGGGGAGTTCGTCTCCCTGCTCGGTCCCTCGGGGTGCGGCAAGACGACGCTGCTCCGAGTGCTCGCAGGCCTCGAAGGAGCCGACGCCGGCGCCGTGCTGCTCGGCGGTGGGGACGTGTCACGCATACCGACGAACAAGCGCGACATCGGCATGGTCTTCCAGTCGTACTCGCTCTTCCCCCACCTGCGGGTCGCCGACAACACCGCCTTCGGACTGCGGCGACGGGGCATCGGCAGGGCGGAGGCGGAGAAGCGCTCCCTCGACGCGCTCGCGCTGGTCGGTTTGCGTGACTTGGCCGACAGGTTCCCGCATCAGCTCTCGGGCGGTCAGCAGCAACGGGTGGCCCTCGCGCGAGCGCTGGTGACCGAGCCCAGGGTGCTGCTGCTCGATGAGCCGCTCTCCGCGCTCGACGCGAAGGTGCGGGTGCAGCTGCGCGACGAGATCCGCCGCATCCAGTTGCGCCTCGGGATCACGACCGTCTTCGTCACGCACGACCAGGAGGAGGCGCTCGCCGTCTCCGACCGGATCGCGGTGATGAACGCCGGACGGATCGAACAGATCGGTTCGCCGGAGCAGCTGTACACGCTGCCTTCCACGGCGGGGGTCGCGGCCTTCGTGGGACTCTCGAGCGTCGTCTCGGGCGTGGCGGAGGGCGACCATGTGCTGGTGTGGGGACAGCGCCTCCCCCTACAGGCGCCGGCGGATGGCCCGGTCGATGTCTATCTTCGGCCGGAGAACGTGTACTTCGTGTCGGAGGCGGACTCCTCGACCGACGCCCTGGTCGAGGAGAGCACCTTCCTGGGAAGCATGCGCCGCACCCTGGTCCGCACCGAGTCGGGCGAGCTCGTGCGCGTGCAGCACGCCCCCGGGATCCATCCTTCGTTCGGCGACCGCGTGCGTATCGCGGTCGCTCCCGAACCCGTCGCCGTGCACCCGCGCGGCTGA
- a CDS encoding ABC transporter ATP-binding protein, giving the protein MTDHTTAPPVLALRGLHKQFGPKVAVDNLSLDVPAGSMLGLLGPNGAGKTTTLAMATGLLRPDAGNAWVLGADVWQNPAEAKARMGVLPDGIRMLDRLSGAELLRYTGLLRGMPEADVASRTEELLAALGLTDARDRLVVDYSAGMRKKIGLACALIHAPRLLILDEPLEAVDPVSGETIRQILRAFVDGGGTVVLSSHVMELVESMCDRVAIVAEGRLLAHGTLDEVRAGLTLQQRFLALVGAHDLGTETLAWLRSS; this is encoded by the coding sequence ATGACCGACCACACAACGGCCCCACCCGTCCTCGCCCTCCGCGGGCTCCACAAGCAGTTCGGGCCGAAGGTCGCCGTCGACAACCTCTCCCTCGACGTGCCGGCCGGATCGATGCTCGGACTCCTCGGACCGAACGGCGCGGGCAAGACCACGACCCTCGCCATGGCGACCGGACTGTTGCGTCCGGACGCCGGGAACGCGTGGGTGCTCGGTGCGGATGTGTGGCAGAACCCCGCCGAAGCCAAGGCGCGCATGGGCGTGCTCCCCGATGGCATCCGCATGCTCGACCGGCTCTCCGGCGCAGAGCTGCTGCGCTACACGGGCCTGCTGCGGGGCATGCCCGAGGCTGACGTGGCATCGCGCACCGAAGAGCTCCTCGCCGCCCTCGGCCTCACCGATGCGCGTGATCGCCTCGTCGTGGACTACTCGGCGGGCATGCGCAAGAAGATCGGCCTCGCGTGCGCCCTGATCCATGCGCCGCGACTCCTGATCCTGGACGAGCCCCTCGAGGCGGTCGATCCTGTGTCGGGCGAGACGATCCGCCAGATCCTGCGCGCGTTCGTCGACGGCGGCGGCACGGTGGTGCTCTCCAGCCACGTGATGGAGCTCGTCGAGTCGATGTGCGACCGGGTCGCCATCGTCGCGGAGGGTCGTCTGCTCGCGCACGGCACGCTGGATGAGGTGCGCGCCGGTCTCACGCTTCAGCAGCGGTTCCTGGCCCTGGTGGGCGCACACGATCTCGGGACGGAGACACTCGCGTGGTTGCGCTCCTCGTAA